A region from the Serinibacter arcticus genome encodes:
- the argS gene encoding arginine--tRNA ligase, whose translation MLDAASVLGDRVSAAIEAAFGLSGVDPVLRPSQFADTQANAALALAKKVGKNPREVATAILANLDLSDVGTVEVSGPGFLNITVSPEWISGQLATLVGDDRLGVPTQPARTIPIDYSAPNVAKEMHVGHLRTTIVGDSLARTLEALGHHVVRQNHIGDWGTPFGMLIEHFLEVGPDSAEADLLATDPNAYYQAARAKFDSDADGGAWATRARDRVVKLQAKDPESLEIWRGMIDHSKEYFHRIYSGLDVTLTDADLAGESFYDPMLQQVCDDLIAQGLAVESDGALCVFPEGFTGRDEKPLPLIIRKSDGGFGYATTDLAAIRYRVQDLGADQILYVVGASQNLHFRMIFATAKAAGWLTRPDGVEADPIHVQIGSVLGDDGKILRTRSGAPLRLAWLIDEAVEKAGSVVEASRADLSADERATIASQVGVGAVKYADLSVAHDTDYVFDFDRMLALTGNTGPYLQYATARIRSIFRKAELDPAKASDAVVLTEPTERVLGLALLRYGATVAEVGDQQAPHRLAAYLFELAQAFTSFYDACPVLTAVDEPTRRSRLTLTAATLSVLDHGLGLLGIRAPERM comes from the coding sequence ATGCTCGATGCCGCCTCCGTCCTGGGTGACCGCGTCTCCGCTGCGATCGAGGCCGCCTTCGGCCTGTCCGGCGTCGACCCCGTCCTCCGCCCCTCCCAGTTCGCCGACACGCAGGCCAACGCCGCGCTGGCGCTCGCGAAGAAGGTCGGGAAGAACCCGCGCGAGGTGGCCACCGCGATCCTGGCGAACCTCGACCTGTCCGACGTCGGCACGGTCGAGGTCTCCGGTCCCGGCTTCCTCAACATCACCGTCAGCCCCGAGTGGATCTCCGGCCAGCTCGCGACGCTCGTCGGCGACGACCGCCTCGGAGTCCCGACCCAGCCCGCGCGGACCATCCCGATCGACTACTCCGCGCCGAACGTGGCCAAGGAGATGCACGTCGGCCACCTGCGCACCACGATCGTCGGCGACTCCCTGGCCCGCACGCTCGAGGCGCTCGGCCACCACGTGGTCCGGCAGAACCACATCGGCGACTGGGGCACGCCGTTCGGGATGCTCATCGAGCACTTCCTCGAGGTCGGACCCGACTCGGCCGAGGCCGACCTGCTGGCCACCGACCCGAACGCCTACTACCAGGCGGCCCGGGCCAAGTTCGACAGCGACGCCGACGGCGGGGCGTGGGCCACCCGTGCCCGTGACCGCGTCGTGAAGCTCCAGGCGAAGGATCCCGAGTCGCTCGAGATCTGGCGCGGGATGATCGACCACTCGAAGGAGTACTTCCACCGGATCTACTCGGGGCTGGACGTCACGCTCACCGACGCCGATCTCGCCGGCGAGAGCTTCTACGACCCGATGCTCCAGCAGGTCTGCGACGACCTGATCGCGCAGGGACTGGCGGTCGAGTCCGACGGCGCCCTCTGCGTCTTCCCCGAGGGCTTCACCGGTCGCGACGAGAAGCCGCTCCCGCTGATCATCCGCAAGTCCGACGGCGGGTTCGGCTACGCCACCACCGACCTCGCGGCGATCCGGTACCGCGTGCAGGACCTCGGCGCCGACCAGATCCTCTACGTCGTCGGAGCCTCCCAGAACCTGCACTTCCGGATGATCTTCGCGACGGCGAAGGCCGCCGGCTGGCTCACCCGTCCCGACGGCGTCGAGGCCGACCCGATCCACGTCCAGATCGGCTCGGTGCTCGGCGACGACGGCAAGATCCTGCGCACGCGCTCGGGCGCCCCGCTCCGCCTCGCCTGGCTGATCGACGAGGCGGTGGAGAAGGCAGGCAGCGTCGTGGAGGCCTCCCGCGCCGACCTGTCCGCCGACGAGCGCGCGACGATCGCGTCGCAGGTCGGCGTCGGAGCCGTGAAGTACGCCGACCTCTCGGTCGCGCACGACACCGACTACGTCTTCGACTTCGACCGGATGCTCGCCCTCACGGGCAACACCGGGCCGTACCTGCAGTACGCGACGGCGCGCATCCGCTCGATCTTCCGCAAGGCCGAGCTGGACCCCGCGAAGGCGAGCGACGCCGTCGTGCTCACCGAGCCCACCGAGCGCGTGCTCGGCCTCGCGCTGCTGCGCTACGGCGCGACGGTCGCCGAGGTCGGCGACCAGCAGGCACCGCACCGCCTCGCCGCCTACCTCTTCGAGCTGGCGCAGGCCTTCACCAGCTTCTACGACGCGTGCCCCGTGCTGACGGCGGTCGACGAGCCGACCCGCCGCTCGCGCCTCACCCTCACCGCGGCCACGCTGTCGGTGCTCGACCACGGCCTCGGCCTCCTCGGGATCCGCGCCCCCGAGCGGATGTGA
- a CDS encoding alpha/beta hydrolase gives MSSLSDVRIPPEPPALPELEGTPGDVNTFSTEMGSAAGKIESFASFAWGSTLLDGWEGGAAAAYGNVVSLAANDAGPAGAALQAARAAAATYSDALTDLETRLADLAEDRSTYASNRAELQEAKASTASDDIVTIKRLVDRAQELSDQHDALVLSFTTWTTDAETADSTLGDALFAVNGVGAVNSTIAGGVKASTGFPGANASPAANAAWWDSLTPAEKDAMSEIHPDLIGNLDGLPAAVRDDANRFALEKDITWYQELERQDELTPDQRRAYEIALAVRDALDGDRQVDPITGEQIPSLLVVYKPEAHGGDGGVAISLGNPDDVDYLAISVPGVENEAGGVQGGVDNAYNLLHSSRTSGTTGSVGVMFWLDYNSPSVGILDPDFAFGTGSGDAAAAGAESLVRLVDGIREQNQGHQPLITAVGHSYGSVVTSQAGAMGLAVDQHVLIGSPGPGNGNGIDHASDLGVSAENVYVGTSSYDEIADISDGRDRHGVDVTTEDFGAQRFSAESEQRGTRDDVIPVLNASTDDHNRYFETTYNDSEDPTAGATYSESVHAMGQIVTGQGSDPGVADAAYEDPGRRGGGRVPAPGSPRHDPERSHDPDPVVWPPRD, from the coding sequence GTGAGCTCGCTCTCGGACGTTCGCATCCCGCCCGAACCACCGGCACTGCCCGAGCTCGAGGGCACCCCGGGTGACGTCAACACCTTCTCGACCGAGATGGGCAGCGCTGCGGGCAAGATCGAGTCGTTCGCCTCCTTCGCCTGGGGCTCGACGCTTCTCGACGGGTGGGAGGGCGGTGCGGCGGCGGCCTACGGGAACGTCGTCAGCCTGGCCGCGAACGACGCCGGTCCTGCCGGTGCAGCGCTGCAGGCCGCCAGGGCCGCGGCCGCCACCTACAGCGATGCACTCACGGACCTCGAGACACGCCTGGCCGACCTCGCCGAGGACCGCTCGACGTACGCGTCCAACCGCGCGGAGCTCCAGGAGGCGAAGGCGTCAACCGCCTCCGACGACATCGTCACGATCAAACGCCTCGTGGATCGGGCCCAGGAGCTCAGTGACCAGCACGACGCGCTCGTGCTGTCGTTCACGACCTGGACGACCGATGCCGAGACCGCCGACAGCACTCTCGGCGACGCGCTGTTCGCGGTGAACGGCGTCGGGGCGGTCAACTCCACGATCGCTGGTGGGGTCAAAGCATCCACCGGTTTCCCGGGTGCGAACGCGAGCCCGGCGGCGAACGCCGCCTGGTGGGACAGCCTCACACCTGCCGAGAAGGACGCGATGAGCGAGATCCATCCCGATCTGATCGGAAACCTGGACGGCCTGCCCGCCGCTGTGCGTGACGACGCGAACCGCTTCGCTCTGGAGAAGGACATCACCTGGTACCAGGAGCTCGAGCGCCAGGACGAGCTCACGCCCGACCAGCGACGTGCGTACGAGATCGCCCTCGCCGTTCGGGACGCGCTCGACGGCGACAGACAGGTGGATCCGATCACTGGCGAGCAGATTCCCTCGTTGCTCGTCGTCTACAAGCCGGAGGCACACGGTGGAGACGGCGGCGTTGCCATCAGTCTCGGCAACCCCGACGACGTCGACTACCTCGCCATCTCCGTTCCCGGGGTCGAGAACGAGGCCGGCGGCGTCCAGGGTGGGGTCGACAACGCCTACAACCTTCTCCACTCCTCACGCACCTCCGGGACGACGGGGTCGGTCGGCGTCATGTTCTGGCTCGACTACAACTCGCCGAGCGTCGGCATCCTCGACCCGGACTTCGCGTTCGGGACGGGGAGCGGCGATGCCGCTGCCGCCGGCGCCGAGTCGCTCGTCCGCCTCGTCGACGGGATCCGCGAGCAGAACCAGGGCCATCAACCCCTCATCACCGCTGTCGGTCACAGCTACGGCTCGGTGGTGACGTCCCAGGCCGGAGCGATGGGTCTTGCGGTGGACCAGCACGTGCTGATCGGAAGTCCCGGACCGGGCAACGGGAACGGCATCGACCACGCCTCGGACCTCGGAGTATCGGCGGAGAACGTCTACGTCGGAACGTCGAGCTACGACGAGATCGCCGACATCAGCGACGGACGGGACCGGCACGGCGTCGACGTCACGACCGAGGACTTCGGGGCCCAGCGATTCTCCGCCGAGTCGGAGCAACGAGGGACGCGAGACGACGTGATCCCGGTCCTGAATGCCTCGACCGACGACCACAACCGGTACTTCGAGACGACCTACAACGACTCCGAGGACCCCACGGCGGGCGCCACCTACTCCGAGTCGGTTCACGCGATGGGTCAGATCGTGACGGGGCAGGGTTCTGACCCGGGCGTTGCCGACGCCGCCTACGAGGACCCCGGCCGGCGTGGGGGTGGGCGCGTTCCTGCACCCGGAAGCCCTCGTCACGACCCCGAGCGCAGCCACGATCCCGATCCCGTCGTCTGGCCACCTCGCGACTGA
- a CDS encoding sodium-translocating pyrophosphatase produces MPQLETSSLVIVAVIAVLALASLAVAAFLRGQVLAAPEGSPRMGEIAQAIQEGASAYLRRQFRTLALFAAIVFALLFLLPGDGGVRVGRSVAFLLGAAFSAAIGYLGMWLATRANLRVAAAADQPDGQEFGARIAFRTGGAVGMSVVGLGLLGASGVVLIFGIDAPSVLEGFAFGAALLAMFMRVGGGIFTKAADVGADLVGKVEQGIPEDDPRNAATIADNVGDNVGDCAGMAADLFESYAVTLVAALILGRAAMGEQGLVFPLIVTAIGAIVAVIGVFLTRIRRGENGLRAIYRGFALSAVAGVVLAAIAAFVYLPGDFAQLQGTADIGEVTGDPRVIVAAAVAIGVVLAGVILAITGYYTGTTTRPTLHVAATTRTGAATVVLSGIGVGFESAVYTAGVIAAAICGVFLLAGGSIWLSLFLIAVAGCGLLTTVGVIVAMDTFGPVSDNAQGIAEMSGEVSERGAAILTDLDAVGNTTKAITKGIAIATAVLAATALFGSYADAVSSSLASLGSDVAAASDGLVAAMMTYSIISPITLVGVILGAATVFLFSGLAVDAVTRAAGAIVLEVRRQFREMPGIMTGEQRPEYGKVVDICTRDSLRELATPGLLAAFAPIAVGFGLGVGPLAGFLAGAIGSGVLMAVFLANSGGAWDNAKKIIEDGAHGGKGSPEHAAAVIGDTVGDPFKDTAGPAINPLIKVMNLVAVLIAPAIVVMSATAEPNHALRIGIALAAALIAGGAVLASRLRATRSDRENTARAEREAVVR; encoded by the coding sequence ATGCCGCAGCTCGAGACCTCCAGTCTCGTGATCGTCGCCGTCATCGCCGTGCTCGCCCTCGCCTCCCTCGCCGTCGCCGCGTTCCTCCGCGGTCAGGTGCTGGCGGCGCCGGAGGGTTCGCCGAGGATGGGCGAGATCGCCCAAGCCATCCAGGAGGGTGCGAGCGCCTACCTCAGGCGCCAGTTCCGCACCCTCGCCCTGTTCGCCGCGATCGTGTTCGCGCTGCTCTTTCTGCTGCCCGGCGATGGCGGGGTCCGCGTCGGCCGGTCCGTCGCCTTCCTCCTGGGGGCGGCGTTCTCGGCGGCCATCGGGTACCTCGGCATGTGGCTGGCGACCCGGGCCAACCTCCGCGTCGCCGCGGCGGCCGACCAGCCCGACGGGCAGGAGTTCGGCGCCCGCATCGCCTTCCGCACGGGCGGCGCCGTCGGGATGAGCGTCGTGGGTCTCGGCCTCCTCGGGGCGAGTGGCGTGGTGCTGATCTTCGGCATCGACGCGCCCTCCGTGCTGGAGGGCTTCGCCTTCGGAGCCGCGCTGCTGGCGATGTTCATGCGCGTCGGTGGCGGCATCTTCACCAAGGCGGCCGACGTCGGGGCCGACCTCGTCGGCAAGGTCGAGCAGGGCATCCCCGAGGACGACCCGCGCAACGCCGCCACGATCGCCGACAACGTGGGCGACAACGTCGGCGACTGCGCCGGCATGGCGGCCGACCTCTTCGAGTCCTACGCCGTCACGCTCGTGGCGGCGCTGATCCTCGGTCGTGCCGCGATGGGCGAGCAGGGCCTCGTCTTCCCGCTGATCGTGACGGCGATCGGTGCGATCGTCGCCGTCATCGGCGTCTTCCTCACGCGGATCCGGCGGGGCGAGAACGGACTGCGGGCCATCTACCGCGGCTTCGCGCTCTCCGCGGTGGCGGGGGTCGTGCTCGCCGCGATCGCCGCGTTCGTCTACCTGCCGGGCGACTTCGCGCAGCTGCAGGGCACCGCGGACATCGGCGAGGTCACCGGCGACCCGCGGGTGATCGTCGCGGCCGCCGTCGCCATCGGTGTCGTGCTCGCGGGCGTGATCCTCGCGATCACCGGGTACTACACGGGCACGACGACGAGGCCCACCCTGCACGTCGCCGCCACCACCCGCACGGGGGCCGCGACCGTCGTCCTGTCGGGCATCGGCGTCGGCTTCGAGTCGGCCGTCTACACGGCAGGCGTCATCGCCGCCGCGATCTGCGGCGTCTTCCTCCTCGCGGGCGGCTCGATCTGGCTGTCGCTCTTCCTCATCGCCGTCGCCGGCTGCGGCCTGCTGACCACGGTCGGCGTGATCGTCGCGATGGACACGTTCGGCCCCGTGAGCGACAACGCCCAGGGGATCGCCGAGATGTCGGGCGAGGTGAGCGAGCGGGGCGCCGCCATCCTCACCGACCTCGACGCGGTCGGGAACACCACCAAGGCCATCACCAAGGGCATCGCGATCGCGACGGCGGTGCTGGCCGCCACCGCGTTGTTCGGCTCCTACGCCGACGCGGTCAGCAGCTCGCTCGCGAGCCTGGGCTCCGACGTCGCCGCCGCGTCCGACGGTCTGGTGGCCGCGATGATGACCTACTCGATCATCTCGCCGATCACCCTGGTCGGCGTGATCCTGGGGGCCGCGACGGTCTTCCTCTTCTCGGGCCTGGCGGTCGACGCCGTCACGCGCGCCGCCGGCGCCATCGTGCTCGAGGTGCGCCGGCAGTTCCGCGAGATGCCCGGCATCATGACGGGCGAGCAGCGGCCCGAGTACGGCAAGGTCGTCGACATCTGCACGCGCGACTCCCTGCGCGAGCTCGCGACGCCGGGCCTGCTGGCCGCGTTCGCCCCGATCGCCGTCGGCTTCGGCCTCGGGGTCGGGCCGCTGGCAGGGTTCCTCGCCGGGGCGATCGGCTCCGGCGTCCTCATGGCGGTCTTCCTGGCCAACTCGGGCGGTGCCTGGGACAACGCGAAGAAGATCATCGAGGACGGCGCGCACGGCGGGAAGGGCTCGCCCGAGCACGCCGCAGCCGTCATCGGGGACACGGTCGGCGACCCCTTCAAGGACACCGCCGGTCCGGCGATCAACCCGCTCATCAAGGTGATGAACCTGGTCGCGGTGCTCATCGCCCCCGCCATCGTGGTGATGAGCGCGACGGCGGAGCCCAACCACGCCCTGCGGATCGGGATCGCGCTGGCGGCCGCGCTGATCGCGGGTGGCGCGGTGCTCGCGTCGCGGCTGCGGGCGACACGCAGCGACCGCGAGAACACGGCTCGAGCCGAGCGGGAGGCGGTCGTCCGCTAG
- a CDS encoding MFS transporter, translating into MDHDGVLIPPQPSSPLPAGYATTTAPRKVLASWGLWDWGQQTFNTVMLTFVFSVYITDGIAADEVTGTAALSGAQTWAGVVIALICPLMGVFADRYGRRRRLLGISTLGLVLAMASLFWAEPDPSYLMFAVIMLAVASVVSEIASVFYNGMLLQIATPSTFGRISGMGWGLGYLGGLVALVVCLFAFVLGRETANIQPVALLCAAWTGIFCLPLLLIGPNTAPAENVGRFSVIGAYRDIVARIVALWRTQRSLLHFFVSSAIFRDGLGAVFAFAGIIAAGSFGFSTEEVIYLGIAANLVAGISTWTLGRVDDRLGPRVVIISGLVLLVVACTAVFLTTATTAFWICAIVISASVGPVQSASRSMLARMTPPGLENENFGLYATSGRAVSFLAPFAFTVAISIGGTQKAGILGIVVVLVIGLLAFLPLRATNGVRDAAV; encoded by the coding sequence GTGGACCACGACGGCGTACTCATCCCCCCGCAGCCCTCCTCGCCCCTCCCGGCGGGCTACGCGACGACGACGGCGCCCCGCAAGGTGCTCGCCTCGTGGGGTCTGTGGGACTGGGGTCAGCAGACGTTCAACACCGTGATGCTGACGTTCGTCTTCTCGGTCTACATCACCGACGGCATCGCCGCCGACGAGGTCACCGGCACCGCCGCGCTGTCCGGCGCGCAGACGTGGGCCGGCGTCGTGATCGCGCTGATCTGCCCGCTGATGGGGGTGTTCGCGGACCGCTACGGGCGTCGACGTCGCCTCCTCGGCATCTCCACGCTCGGCCTCGTCCTCGCGATGGCGTCCCTGTTCTGGGCGGAGCCGGACCCGTCCTACCTGATGTTCGCCGTCATCATGCTCGCGGTCGCGAGCGTGGTCTCCGAGATCGCCAGCGTCTTCTACAACGGCATGCTGCTGCAGATCGCGACCCCGTCGACGTTCGGTCGGATCTCCGGCATGGGCTGGGGCCTGGGTTACCTCGGCGGCCTCGTGGCCCTCGTGGTGTGCCTGTTCGCGTTCGTGCTCGGGCGCGAGACCGCGAACATCCAGCCCGTCGCGCTGCTGTGCGCCGCGTGGACCGGCATCTTCTGCCTCCCGCTGCTGCTGATCGGGCCGAACACGGCCCCGGCGGAGAACGTCGGCAGGTTCTCCGTGATCGGCGCCTACCGCGACATCGTGGCCCGCATCGTCGCTCTGTGGCGCACCCAGCGCTCGCTGCTGCACTTCTTCGTCTCCTCGGCGATCTTCCGCGACGGCCTCGGGGCGGTGTTCGCGTTCGCGGGCATCATCGCCGCCGGCTCGTTCGGCTTCTCGACCGAGGAGGTCATCTACCTGGGCATCGCCGCCAACCTCGTCGCCGGCATCTCGACCTGGACCCTCGGTCGCGTCGACGACCGCCTCGGACCGCGCGTCGTGATCATCAGCGGGCTCGTGCTGCTCGTCGTCGCGTGCACGGCGGTCTTCCTCACGACGGCGACGACAGCCTTCTGGATCTGCGCCATCGTGATCTCCGCGTCCGTCGGACCCGTGCAGTCGGCGTCGCGCTCGATGCTCGCGCGGATGACCCCGCCCGGGCTCGAGAACGAGAACTTCGGCCTGTACGCGACGTCGGGCCGCGCGGTGAGCTTCCTCGCCCCGTTCGCCTTCACCGTGGCGATCTCGATCGGTGGCACGCAGAAGGCGGGCATCCTCGGGATCGTGGTGGTGCTGGTCATCGGGCTGCTGGCGTTCCTCCCGCTGCGGGCGACGAACGGCGTGCGGGACGCCGCCGTCTGA
- a CDS encoding sigma-70 family RNA polymerase sigma factor, translating into MNGWDEAVEAVARTRGDRLLRTAYLLCGDVDGAKDLVQDALIRTMGSSRRRRGAGSAAPSLPEAEAYVRRAITSQFLDDRRSATRWRSVEHLVVQPESDGAGEARRTDTRLDVVAALASLPPRPRTCLVLRFYADLTVPQIAAELELAEGSVKRYLHDGVTALGARLAPVTSEEA; encoded by the coding sequence GTGAACGGGTGGGACGAGGCGGTCGAGGCCGTCGCGCGGACGCGGGGTGACCGCCTCCTGAGGACGGCGTACCTGCTGTGCGGTGATGTCGACGGAGCGAAGGACCTGGTGCAGGACGCGCTGATCAGGACGATGGGGAGCAGCCGGCGGCGCCGCGGTGCCGGGTCGGCAGCCCCGTCCCTGCCCGAGGCGGAGGCGTACGTGCGGCGGGCTATCACGTCGCAGTTCCTCGACGACCGGCGCTCGGCCACGCGCTGGCGCAGCGTCGAGCACCTCGTCGTCCAGCCGGAGTCCGACGGCGCCGGCGAGGCCCGCCGCACCGACACCCGGCTCGACGTCGTCGCGGCCCTCGCGTCGCTGCCGCCCCGGCCGCGGACCTGCCTGGTCCTGCGGTTCTACGCCGATCTGACGGTTCCCCAGATCGCGGCCGAGCTCGAGCTGGCCGAGGGGTCGGTCAAGCGCTACCTGCACGACGGCGTGACGGCGCTCGGCGCCCGTCTCGCCCCTGTCACGTCCGAGGAGGCCTGA
- a CDS encoding alpha/beta hydrolase has translation MSVTIPEPAPTTPEVTGEPGDVDTFADTLLRVATAADDLDSVAQSRSTLDGWTGDASRAYGHYVSAAGANAQSVSLGLRNLARAADAYSTELTRLLLERETVIEVAQRFGSGRAWLIQEVAAATTEEELVPLREAASDLATSRENLVSLQEALVRDRDANEETMATALNQNADLATFERLNPGAVDPADAAIELPGAPGTGASPEEVAEWWRGLTEEQRYAVTVAYPELVGGADGVPAAARDQANRSLLERDLDVLERREQAGILTPEQERQLANARAAKEALGNEVGDPVTREEVVPLLHLYDPDAFDGEGAIAIAYGDPDTADNIATVVPGTTVTGEDAGSIANDAAAVYSSARVSDPSSTTAAIAWIGYDTPEFDLSVTNEDLARDGGERLADYVDGLRAVRPPTDEVPAPHVTVIGHSYGSTTVANSATGSGLNADDIVLVGSPGAGRGVENADELGGAEVWAGNASRDPVARLADNGAIGLGVWDKGLGNDVAEDDFGANRFRAESVDRAEEINTDGTALDNFDGTSLDDHSRYFQDGSESLHNIGNIVAGNDDDVSRAEHTYDPMFQGPQDPEFDRDPEKFDDVVMDPDDILRP, from the coding sequence GTGAGCGTCACGATCCCCGAGCCTGCGCCCACGACGCCGGAGGTCACGGGGGAGCCGGGTGACGTCGACACCTTCGCGGACACGCTCCTGCGGGTCGCCACGGCAGCGGACGACCTCGACAGCGTCGCCCAGTCGCGCTCGACGCTCGACGGCTGGACCGGGGACGCCTCACGCGCGTACGGCCACTACGTGTCAGCAGCCGGGGCGAACGCCCAGAGCGTCTCGCTCGGCCTGCGGAACCTCGCACGGGCGGCCGACGCCTACTCCACCGAGCTCACACGGTTGCTGCTGGAGCGGGAGACGGTGATCGAGGTCGCCCAGCGGTTCGGGTCCGGACGGGCGTGGCTCATCCAGGAGGTGGCTGCAGCGACCACCGAGGAGGAGCTCGTGCCGCTGCGGGAGGCAGCCTCCGACCTCGCGACGTCGCGGGAGAATCTCGTCTCCCTCCAGGAGGCCCTCGTCAGGGACCGTGACGCCAACGAGGAGACGATGGCGACGGCGCTCAACCAGAACGCGGATCTCGCGACGTTCGAGCGGCTCAACCCGGGGGCCGTCGACCCTGCGGACGCCGCGATCGAGCTTCCGGGGGCACCCGGGACCGGCGCGAGCCCCGAGGAGGTCGCCGAATGGTGGCGCGGCCTCACCGAGGAGCAGCGCTACGCCGTCACCGTCGCCTACCCCGAGCTCGTCGGTGGTGCCGACGGCGTGCCGGCGGCTGCTCGCGACCAGGCCAACAGGTCGCTCCTGGAGCGCGACCTCGATGTGCTCGAACGTCGGGAGCAGGCGGGGATCCTCACGCCGGAGCAGGAGCGTCAGCTCGCGAACGCGAGAGCCGCGAAGGAGGCGCTGGGCAACGAGGTGGGCGATCCCGTCACCCGGGAGGAGGTCGTCCCGCTGCTCCACCTGTACGACCCCGACGCGTTCGACGGCGAGGGCGCGATCGCCATCGCCTACGGCGATCCCGACACGGCGGACAACATCGCCACCGTGGTCCCCGGCACGACCGTCACGGGGGAGGACGCCGGCAGCATCGCCAACGATGCCGCCGCCGTCTACTCCTCGGCGCGCGTCTCGGACCCGAGCTCCACCACCGCGGCGATCGCCTGGATCGGCTACGACACCCCGGAGTTCGATCTCAGCGTGACGAACGAGGACCTCGCGCGGGACGGCGGCGAACGGCTGGCCGACTACGTCGACGGTCTTCGCGCCGTGCGTCCGCCGACGGACGAGGTCCCCGCCCCGCACGTCACCGTCATCGGGCACTCCTACGGGTCCACCACGGTCGCCAACAGCGCCACGGGCTCGGGGCTGAACGCCGACGACATCGTGCTCGTGGGGAGTCCGGGCGCTGGCCGGGGCGTGGAGAACGCCGACGAGCTCGGCGGCGCCGAGGTGTGGGCCGGGAACGCCAGTCGCGACCCCGTCGCGAGGCTCGCCGACAACGGGGCCATCGGGCTCGGGGTCTGGGACAAGGGTCTGGGCAACGACGTCGCCGAGGACGACTTCGGCGCGAACCGGTTCCGGGCGGAGTCCGTCGACCGGGCCGAGGAGATCAACACGGACGGCACGGCGTTGGACAACTTCGACGGCACCAGCCTCGACGACCACTCGCGCTACTTCCAGGACGGGAGCGAGTCGCTGCACAACATCGGCAACATCGTCGCCGGCAACGACGACGACGTGTCCCGTGCCGAGCACACCTACGACCCGATGTTCCAGGGGCCGCAGGATCCGGAGTTCGACCGCGACCCCGAGAAGTTCGACGACGTGGTGATGGACCCGGACGACATCCTCCGACCGTGA